ATAACCACTATTGTGTCTCACTTTTGAAAATACAATTTGAGCGACATCAAACATTGCGTATCCATTTGATTTATATTTTTAAAAACAATTATTTTTTTATATTATGTGAATCTCACGTGGTTTATGTTTaagacgtgtgttgcacgtgcatgcttactagtgaccggagggagtacaaatcgGTCCAGGCGTACCGCTGTGTACGTACTAGTACCTAGCTCTGTACTGGCTCAGATGGATACAAACGCAATTTGGATGGGCTGGGCACGCGTCTCCGCGCTGGCCGCCACCGCCACTAGAGACCGTTTTCGTAAGTACGCGCATCCATGTGCAGCCCGACCTGCTGCGAGTGCTTTCGTGCTCCACAACTCGATATCGCACCaacctgctgctgctgccgcaccgCGCACCGGGGCAAACCGGTCGGCCTTCTTCGTCACTGTACGGCGCTCGGTGCTGCAACTATTCTTGTGATTGCCTGATGGGGATGACCAGTTCTGGTATGCCTCAACTCGGTCGGAAACAACACTGCATGTGCATGGCCacattttgaagccatttgcatgcaGGTATCGTGGACACTGGGTAGCAGCGATCACAAGTACTACTATGCTTTCTGAAGAAGTTGGCTCCACCTGATGCCCTCTGAGCGAACATCTAGTGCACTCATCCACGTGGTGCTATCGGTGCACCAATCGCCTAAAATTCGCTCTACAATTGTTTCAGAAATCTGAAGATaacttagtatgtatgtaaaacatACATCTATCATGTCTCGAAATTTCAGGTTTGAATTAGACCTACAACTTCAGAAACAAAAACTAAAATCATGCCATGAATATTACTCATTTTAGATTGGGCCATACATTTGGCCCATTAGCATGATCAGTGTCAAATTTATCATttctgtttcttaaggtgttattcaagTTTAGTTTGATTATTTGTCATATGGTGTTATATGTTATGGGGACATGCtaaattatttttatatttttacacACTTGTATCGTGACTTGTCAATACACATCGGAGTGATCAAAGAAATGATGAATGGAAGGGCACGGGGCAAGGCCAACACTACTCCTCAATTAAAATGCATAAAGCTATTTGACCCAAGAATGAAAGCAATTTCCTGTTCAAATGGATCTCGAAGACCTCCAACAGACTTAGACACAAGATTTTCTTCTGGCTTCTACTTCATGACAGACTTAACAACAGAAACTTGCTGAGAAGGAAACATATGCATCTGGACAGCTACAACTGTGTCTACTGTAATGAGCAATCTGAAGAAACTTTGAGACATCTCCTCTGGGATTGTACCTTTGCTCAAGAATGCTGGGAGTGCACTGCTCCAAACAGAAAACTAGGAATATCAAGTTTTGATgagatattattgcctctagggcatatttccttcaccatgatACGAGCTTCTGGTCCGTCGGATCTCAGATCCAACGGCTCCTAGTAGGTTCTGAAAGTTTGTCGTACTTGTTCGCAATTTTAAGACTTCAAAAGGTCTTTTGTCGCAAAATGTTGTAAGCCTTAAATCCAACGGCTCCTAAAAGCTCGTATTATAGGAGCATCTAAGGATCCGTATCAACTCTCCCTTCTTGTGATTGCCTGATGGGGATGACCAGTTCTGGTATGCTTCAACTCGGTCGGAAACAACACTGCATGGCCGCATATTTAAAGCCATTTGCATGCAGGAACGTGGACACTGGGTAGCAAAGACTACAAGCACCAGTATGCTTTTTCAACAAGTTGGCTCCCCGGGAATGTATCTGGTGCACCCGCACttctggtgctaccggtgcaccggatgccgtaaattattttttaaaatctgaaaaaaaatctaGCACGTTCACGTAACATCAATATATGATGTCataaaattttatataaaaattgaaatATTTcctgagatacaaaaatgacaaatttgacatcagtgtaataatgggccaaatctaaagcACAAGTTATATTTGTACTATTCAGTGttggatttgtcatttttgtttttcgagttatgttttgaattttgacttgaaattttgtgacaacCTACATTGGTCTTGTGTGAGTGTGCTAATTTTTTTCAGAGTTTTTTGAACGTTTGAAGAGCACAATGTGAGTTCGGTGCACCGGTAGATATTTTTCCCCACCTCATGCCCTCTGAGCGAACATCTGGTGCACCCACCCATGTGGTGCTACCGGTCCACCAATCACCTTAAATTCGCTCTGCAATGGTTTCAAAAATCGGAAAATAATTTAGTACGTACGCAAAACATACATATATTATTTCTCAAAATTTCAGATTTGAATTAGACCTACAACTTTAGAAACAGAAACTAAAATCATGCTATGAATAGTACTCATTATAGATTGGGCCATACATTTGGCCCATTAGCATGATCAGTGTTAAATTTATCATTTCTGTTTCTTAAGGTTTTTATTCAAGTTTACGTTTGATTATTTGTCATACTAGTAAGTCTATGTTATGGGGACATGCtaaattatttttatatttttacacACTTGTATGGTGACTTGTCAATACACATTGGAGTGATCAAAGAAATGATGAATGGAAGGGCACGGGGCAAGGCCAACACTACTCCTCAATTAAAATGTATAAAGCTATTTGACCCAAGAATGAAAGCAATTTCCTGTTCAAATGGATCTCGAAGACCTCCAACAGACTTAGACACAAGATTTTCTTTTGGCTTCTACTTCATGACAGACTTAACAACAGAAACTTGCTGAGAAGGAAACATATGCATCTAGACAGCTACAACTGTGTCTAATTTAATGAGCAATCTGAAGAAACTTTGAGACATCTCTTCTGGGATTATACCTTTGCTCAAGAATGTTGGGAGTGCACTGCTCCAAACAGAAAACTAGGAATATCAAGTTTTGATGACATTATGATCCTACACTCTGCACTTCCCAAGAAAATAGCTCTGGATATCATTATTCAAGGATGCTGGCGAGTTTGGACACTGAGTATTAACTGCTGAAAATTTTGGCTCAAAGAAGACTTGGTTCTAAtgtaacatactccctccattccaaaatatagtgcacccgcgcttcccgaggtccaattttgaccataaatttaaccgacGAGACCAACTGCgacgggagaaaaaattatataattgaaaacttttttcgaatacgaattcactgatataatttttgccccCGCCGCAATtggtcttgatagttaaatttacggtcaaagttgaagcatggagatagaggaagcactacattgtggaacggagggagtagaatcaaAGCAAAATATTTGAAAAGATTCAAGGAATGGACCACTACACATCTATGATGATTGTAGAGTACACGATATCAATACGATAGTTTCCTCATGTTCCCTAGGCAAGGAATTGGATGAGTAGTTTTAGTGCTCTTTTGTTGTTCTTTTCTTTGTAAATATTTTATACTCTTTGCGTTATTAATGGAAAATACCGTAAAACTATTGTTCTACGGTTTCGGCTTAAAAAGATTGGGTGGACGATGTACCGGGCACATTCCAGGGTCACCGTTGACATGCTCCAGCGAGGCTCCCCCACTCAAagcttatcccactcatgatttgttCCCATCatccgcagtggcggagccaggattcgaGTATAGGGGGGGCCGAGTACGTATATTGGTCTAATCTCATTGATAATTACTCGTCAATCCTATTAAAATTGTCTAAAACTGTCTATCNNNNNNNNNNNNNNNNNNNNNNNNNNNNNNNNNNNNNNNNNNNNNNNNNNNNNNNNNNNNNNNNNNNNNNNNNNNNNNNNNNNNNNNNNNNNNNNNNNNNNNNNNNNNNNNNNNNNNNNNNNNNNNNNNNNNNNNNNNNNNNNNNNNNNNNNNNNNNNNNNNNNNNNNNNNNNNNNNNNNNNNNNNNNNNNNNNNNNNNNNNNNNNNNNNNNNNNNNNNNNNNNNNNNNTGCTCGTcccccctggctccgcccctgatcACCCGCCCCATCGGCCCTCCTCCTGCTTCCTCACCCGCCCCTCTGCCGTCTCCTAGGCATTTACGCTAACATATCGATTGTTTTGCAGCATAGATGTCGACTATGGTCGGGTCGATCGTGCTACAAGCAAGAAGTATGGAATACATCTCATCTATGTACCCATAATGTGAGCTGTGCTTACAAACAAGCCAATCAATCAGCAACCATAGTAGTGATTAGTgaacaccatcatcatcaataGAGATCGTTTTCTTTAATTATGATGTACCATCCCATTGTTCTGTATTGATGATGATGATACACTTTTATGACCAACGTACATTTTGATTCTTTGTAGTTTACACGTTCACCCCGGGTTGAGCAAACGAGCGTGTGTACGTTCGGTGTTCTTCATTACATACATCCATACATACGTGAACCTGACCAATGCCTGGTTTTCCAAGGCATCGATCATTATTTAGCACACTTGTTACGTGTACTCTTTATTAGTTGGGCCTCCTGCAGTTCAGCCTGACCTCCGTCTGCGTCCCGGAGGACGGCAGCAGGCCGCCCATCTTGAGCATGGCCGTGACGAAGTCGGCGGAGAACTGGCTGGGGCTGCTGCTGTACTGCTGCACCAGCGCGTCCTGCGACCCGCCGTTGAAGAGCTCCTGGTCCGAGTGCAGGAGGCCGCGCTGCCCGACCAGGTTCTGGTAGTAGGCGTTGTCGAACCCGTCGGCGGTCTGCACGTCGAAGGGCGCGAGGTTGGTGTCGCCGCCGGACCGCGGGCACGTCCCCTGCCGCAGCGCCGCGAAGCTGGCGTTGATGTTGGTCTCGTTGTAGATGCGGCTGCGGAAGAACTGGCACTGCGCCCGCCCGACGGTGTGCGCGCCGGAGAGCGCCGTCATGTCCCGCGGCGACAGGTTCTTGTTGCCGAATATGGCGATGAGCGTGGCGAGGCTGGAGCCGGGCCCCGGGAGGTTCGCGTTGGCCGCGCTCTGGCTCGCCGTGCGCGCGTCCTTGCGCCCCAGCGGCACGCTCCAGTTCGGGCCTCCCAGCTGCATGCATGCGACAGTTCGGCCGAGTCAGCCATGGCTGGCAAGTAAGTGCTGAACGTGTCGTGTTTTGTAGTACGGGTCGGCGACCGTTGAAGCTGGTCGCGCGCGGGGACTCACCAGGTTGACTCCGTCACGGGCGGCGAGCGCGAggatgtcggcgcaggagacggtGGCCCTGCACGCAGCCTCCACCTGAGTCTTGATGGCGTCGATCACCTCGAAGCCGCGGGCCGAGTTGGCGTTCGGCCCGGCGTTCTTCTCGCCGGTGAACGTCGACGTGTCGTCAAGCAGAATCGAGCCGTCACACCCCTACCGACACATCACAAATGTCAGTACTTACTACTGCGTAAAATCAGCAGCTAGCAAAAAGCAAAGCAAATGATAGGGAGGAACGGTGTTGCTCACATtgacgaagcagtcgtggaagaaGAGGCGAAGGATGGAGGCGCCCATCCGCCTCTCCGTCTGCACGGCGGAGGTCATCCCCGCCCGCACGATGGACGCCAGGTTGGGACACGACGTGGAGTAGAAGCTGGGCGAGAGCTGCTGCGCGTTCGCCGCGCCGGCGAGGGCACAGAGCACGACGGCGAGCCCGACGAAGGCCGCCGACCCGGTGGTGAAGGCGGCCATTGCTGTCTCCGGCTTTGGTCGATGTGACTAGACAACTCTTTTGATGTGATCGAGCTCGATGAGGCGAGATGCATAGGGTGGCGCCCTATTTATAGTGCTCTAGCTGCCGGAGCTCGTGGAAGCCGGCCTGCGCCTGCATGCGCTGGCGCGTGGCG
This portion of the Triticum dicoccoides isolate Atlit2015 ecotype Zavitan chromosome 7A, WEW_v2.0, whole genome shotgun sequence genome encodes:
- the LOC119327797 gene encoding peroxidase P7-like — translated: MAAFTTGSAAFVGLAVVLCALAGAANAQQLSPSFYSTSCPNLASIVRAGMTSAVQTERRMGASILRLFFHDCFVNGCDGSILLDDTSTFTGEKNAGPNANSARGFEVIDAIKTQVEAACRATVSCADILALAARDGVNLLGGPNWSVPLGRKDARTASQSAANANLPGPGSSLATLIAIFGNKNLSPRDMTALSGAHTVGRAQCQFFRSRIYNETNINASFAALRQGTCPRSGGDTNLAPFDVQTADGFDNAYYQNLVGQRGLLHSDQELFNGGSQDALVQQYSSSPSQFSADFVTAMLKMGGLLPSSGTQTEVRLNCRRPN